The Spirochaetota bacterium genome has a segment encoding these proteins:
- a CDS encoding PAS domain S-box protein has protein sequence MDEEPKDPTIEELRRRITTLEETEAVFRKTIADLYKSEELYRLLAENSSDVIWAMTLDGRFTYVSPSVTAMTGYTPEEAMEIPMQKYLLPECVSFVSGELARELRKPAGERANIRTMELQQYGKDGSVIDIETTMSWILDDKGEPIGIQGSTRDIRGRKMARMALEESEERYRSLFERSLDIVFIHDFKGRFIDVNSAGINALGYSKEEIPALTLRDVLGDDQMPMVEELVRELKETGAQKNPTEFILYTKEGGCVFVETKSFLMYRNRKPYAVQGIGREISDRKQMEEELRRHHEKLEMIVQERTAELKGINKQLIREIIERKQVENELRNSENSLRARNEILDKELESARIIQKALMPKEVPVYPPLAIDYRYLPLEAVGGDFFSFTILAEGGLGIFIGDVTGHGVPAALFLSLVRTISNHACRKCGTSPSRYIEMINYEVYRDMPDYYMTALYGLFSRHEGGVTFTFARGGHPFPIVYRRESDSAEYIKARGNLLGWNENNSYGEASVELRPGDRIFLYTDGIPDTINEEREMLDSDNENFLNLFRDPERRTISGKLDCIIDTVTRFRKGAPLVDDIILIGIEVQ, from the coding sequence ATGGATGAAGAACCAAAAGACCCGACAATCGAGGAGCTGCGACGGCGCATAACAACGCTTGAGGAGACGGAGGCGGTCTTCAGGAAAACCATTGCCGACCTGTATAAAAGCGAGGAGCTGTACCGGCTTCTGGCTGAGAATTCCTCCGACGTGATATGGGCCATGACCCTTGACGGCCGTTTTACCTACGTCAGCCCGTCGGTCACGGCCATGACCGGCTACACCCCCGAAGAAGCCATGGAAATCCCTATGCAGAAGTATCTCCTCCCGGAGTGTGTGTCCTTCGTCTCCGGGGAGCTTGCCCGGGAGCTGCGGAAACCGGCCGGGGAGCGCGCGAACATCAGGACCATGGAGCTGCAGCAGTACGGGAAGGACGGCTCCGTGATAGATATCGAGACGACGATGTCGTGGATCCTTGACGATAAAGGTGAGCCCATCGGTATTCAGGGGAGCACCAGGGACATCCGGGGCAGGAAGATGGCGCGCATGGCCCTGGAGGAGAGCGAGGAGCGGTATCGCTCTCTCTTTGAGCGCTCCCTGGACATAGTATTCATCCATGATTTCAAGGGCCGTTTCATCGATGTCAACAGCGCCGGGATCAACGCCCTCGGCTATTCGAAGGAGGAAATCCCCGCCCTGACGCTGCGGGACGTCCTCGGCGACGACCAGATGCCGATGGTGGAAGAGCTGGTCAGGGAGCTCAAGGAAACCGGCGCCCAGAAAAACCCCACGGAATTCATCCTCTACACAAAGGAGGGCGGATGCGTGTTCGTTGAAACAAAGTCGTTTCTCATGTACCGCAACCGGAAGCCCTACGCGGTGCAGGGGATCGGGCGGGAGATAAGCGACCGCAAGCAGATGGAAGAGGAGCTGCGGCGCCACCATGAAAAGCTCGAGATGATCGTGCAGGAGCGCACCGCGGAGCTCAAGGGCATCAACAAGCAGCTGATCCGGGAGATCATCGAGCGGAAGCAGGTCGAGAACGAGCTGCGGAACAGCGAAAACAGTCTCAGGGCCCGCAATGAAATACTGGATAAAGAGCTGGAGAGCGCCCGCATCATCCAGAAGGCCCTCATGCCGAAGGAGGTCCCGGTCTATCCTCCCCTTGCCATCGATTACCGGTATCTGCCCCTCGAGGCGGTGGGCGGCGATTTTTTTTCTTTTACGATCCTTGCCGAGGGCGGCCTGGGGATCTTCATCGGCGACGTGACCGGCCACGGCGTTCCCGCGGCGCTGTTCCTCTCCCTCGTGCGGACCATATCCAACCATGCCTGCCGAAAGTGCGGCACCAGTCCCTCCCGGTACATCGAGATGATCAATTACGAGGTGTACCGGGACATGCCCGATTACTATATGACGGCCCTCTACGGTCTTTTCAGCCGCCATGAGGGCGGGGTTACCTTCACCTTCGCCCGGGGCGGCCATCCCTTCCCGATAGTGTATCGCCGCGAGAGCGATTCAGCCGAGTACATCAAGGCCAGGGGTAACCTGCTGGGCTGGAACGAGAATAACTCCTACGGCGAAGCCTCGGTGGAGCTGCGGCCGGGCGACCGCATTTTTCTCTATACCGACGGCATTCCGGACACGATCAACGAAGAGCGGGAGATGCTCGATTCAGACAACGAGAATTTTCTGAACCTTTTTCGAGATCCGGAGCGGCGCACCATTAGCGGAAAGCTGGACTGTATCATCGATACGGTCACGCGTTTCAGGAAGGGCGCGCCCCTCGTGGATGACATCATCCTTATCGGCATCGAGGTGCAGTAG
- a CDS encoding OmpA family protein encodes MGKYSTLSRVALIAVFLLVAVSAVTSAFSRHEYSEYSPTISADGRTMIYQADIDEPRKYKIYAKQKIFDKWSRPVALDSINSGYADGGCFITYDQNSLLFTSDRKGGLGNCDLWISQRKGDRWSTPVNMGAPVNSPGYEGFASLSPDGNTLFFVRECPEKTGCKDKLGIFYAEKKDDTWGQPRKMPNPINTEYCEFGPVILADNLTLIFSSTRPGGSGGYDLYKTERTESGGWSKPVNLGNFINTKGEDSLIAIPASGDIMYYTKSLGRDEGGRESARRIFSVPIPENLQQTKVVVVKGTVRDKRDTDKTLFAELNITDIKHDDRTITIHSNKDDGKYIVILNKGKICDFSVKSPGYMFYSRKIDLTGLQQYKEINEDILLEPIVVGANIVLNNMYFEFRSFKLLRESKYELNRIIQLMKENPTMKVEISGHTDNIGSETANNKLSMQRAKTVVDYLINKGIGKNRLVSKGYGKKKPIATNKSDEGRKENRRVEIEVLAI; translated from the coding sequence ATGGGAAAATATAGTACATTGTCAAGAGTGGCGCTGATTGCCGTTTTTCTCCTGGTGGCGGTCTCGGCGGTCACCAGCGCGTTTTCCAGACACGAATATTCAGAATACAGCCCGACCATATCGGCCGACGGGCGCACCATGATATACCAGGCCGATATCGATGAGCCGAGGAAATACAAGATTTACGCGAAGCAGAAGATATTTGACAAGTGGAGCAGGCCGGTGGCCCTGGACAGCATCAACTCGGGATATGCCGACGGCGGATGCTTCATCACCTACGACCAGAACTCGCTTCTTTTCACGTCGGATCGGAAAGGGGGGCTGGGGAACTGCGACCTCTGGATATCGCAGCGCAAGGGCGACCGCTGGTCCACCCCGGTGAACATGGGCGCTCCCGTCAATTCGCCCGGCTACGAAGGCTTTGCTTCCCTTTCGCCTGACGGCAACACCCTGTTCTTCGTGCGCGAATGCCCGGAGAAGACCGGCTGCAAGGACAAGCTGGGCATCTTTTACGCGGAAAAGAAAGATGACACCTGGGGCCAGCCGAGAAAAATGCCCAATCCGATAAACACGGAATACTGCGAGTTCGGCCCCGTCATCCTGGCGGACAACCTGACCCTCATTTTCAGCTCCACGAGGCCCGGAGGATCCGGCGGGTACGATCTTTACAAAACCGAAAGGACCGAAAGCGGCGGATGGAGCAAGCCCGTCAACCTGGGGAACTTCATCAACACCAAGGGGGAAGACAGCCTGATCGCCATTCCCGCGTCGGGTGACATCATGTACTACACCAAGTCCCTGGGCAGGGACGAGGGCGGACGGGAAAGCGCCCGGAGGATCTTTTCCGTGCCCATTCCCGAAAACCTCCAGCAGACCAAGGTCGTTGTCGTGAAGGGAACGGTGCGGGATAAAAGGGACACTGACAAGACACTGTTCGCGGAGTTGAACATCACGGACATAAAACATGACGACCGCACCATTACCATTCACAGCAATAAGGATGACGGGAAGTATATCGTCATCCTCAACAAGGGAAAGATATGCGATTTTTCCGTCAAGAGTCCGGGCTACATGTTCTATTCGCGGAAGATAGACCTCACCGGGCTCCAGCAGTACAAGGAGATCAACGAGGACATACTCCTTGAGCCGATCGTGGTGGGGGCGAATATCGTCCTCAATAACATGTATTTTGAGTTCAGGAGCTTCAAGCTCCTCAGGGAGTCAAAGTACGAGCTGAACCGGATTATCCAGCTGATGAAGGAAAATCCCACCATGAAGGTGGAGATCAGCGGCCACACCGATAATATCGGGTCCGAGACCGCTAACAACAAGCTTTCCATGCAGCGGGCCAAGACCGTCGTGGACTACCTGATCAACAAGGGGATCGGCAAGAACAGGCTGGTGAGCAAGGGATACGGCAAAAAGAAGCCCATAGCGACCAACAAGTCCGACGAGGGGCGGAAGGAGAATCGCCGCGTCGAGATCGAGGTCCTTGCCATATAG
- a CDS encoding MFS transporter, with protein sequence MRIKRDWRILLGRDLQIVFGITLISAIGVTSIAPAFPSMAKDLGLTEGEVVMLITVFTFPGIILAPVMGILADRFGRKKVIVPSLLLFGVAGGACAFATEYPVLLVLRFINGVGASALGGLGQTVITDMFAGKDRTEALGYNASVLGVGTMIYPALGGALALLGWNYPFLLSALALPMGIIVLYGLRNPEPAAMPPLRQYLGGALRSAADREVMPAYLATLATFILLYGALLAYFPFLMHQRFNASSSTIGLMLAATSVTTIIGAFNLGWISRRFRPKTIITVSFIAYAAAIMLVLLADNIWMMTIPVLLYGLANGLNIPSIQTHISGSAPMEFRGAFMSVNSMVLRLGQTVGPVLTGIAFQGWGMDGVFYCSAAFSIVAFVLLILFLNE encoded by the coding sequence GTGAGGATTAAGCGGGACTGGCGCATACTGCTCGGCCGCGATCTCCAGATCGTTTTCGGGATAACGCTGATCTCGGCCATCGGCGTTACCTCCATAGCGCCGGCATTCCCCTCCATGGCGAAGGACCTGGGCCTCACGGAGGGGGAGGTGGTCATGCTCATCACGGTCTTCACCTTCCCCGGCATCATCCTGGCGCCGGTCATGGGTATTCTTGCCGACCGCTTCGGAAGAAAAAAAGTGATCGTTCCCTCCCTGCTGCTCTTCGGCGTAGCCGGCGGTGCATGCGCCTTTGCCACCGAGTATCCCGTTCTCCTGGTCCTGCGCTTTATCAACGGCGTGGGCGCGTCGGCCCTTGGGGGGCTGGGCCAGACCGTCATTACCGACATGTTTGCCGGCAAGGACCGGACCGAGGCGCTCGGGTACAACGCGTCGGTGCTCGGCGTCGGCACCATGATCTATCCGGCCCTGGGCGGGGCCCTGGCCCTGCTGGGATGGAACTATCCCTTTTTACTGTCGGCTCTGGCACTGCCGATGGGCATTATCGTTTTGTATGGGCTCAGGAATCCGGAGCCGGCCGCGATGCCGCCTCTGCGCCAGTACCTGGGCGGGGCCCTGCGCTCCGCCGCGGACAGGGAAGTGATGCCTGCGTACCTGGCGACGCTGGCGACCTTTATCCTCCTGTACGGGGCGCTCCTCGCTTACTTTCCCTTCCTCATGCATCAAAGATTTAACGCTTCGTCGTCGACCATCGGCCTGATGCTGGCGGCGACCTCGGTCACCACGATCATCGGCGCCTTTAACCTCGGCTGGATCTCACGGCGCTTCAGGCCCAAGACCATCATCACGGTTTCCTTTATCGCCTATGCCGCCGCCATCATGCTGGTGCTTCTCGCGGACAACATCTGGATGATGACCATCCCCGTGTTGTTATACGGCCTTGCCAATGGTCTCAATATTCCCAGCATACAGACCCATATTTCCGGGAGCGCCCCGATGGAATTCCGCGGCGCCTTCATGTCCGTCAACTCCATGGTGCTCCGCCTGGGGCAGACGGTGGGACCGGTCCTCACCGGCATTGCCTTCCAGGGATGGGGCATGGACGGGGTCTTTTACTGTTCAGCCGCCTTTTCAATCGTCGCTTTCGTTTTGCTGATCCTGTTCCTTAATGAATGA
- a CDS encoding methyltransferase domain-containing protein, protein MKAAINNNPVSARPKGVHARKSLGPVANLEEYVNPDWWNTIFNSLYLKTDPDLGEDHQTTAREVDFFTGIAHVLHDDRILDLSCGQGRHSLELARRGFKFVEGLDRSRYLIQRAKVQAKKECLYVKFREGEARMLPYRPDTFDAIFILGNSFGYFETVNDDLRVLREVFRVLKPWGRLLVDVNDGDHLRRHFQPRSWEWIDKNHFVCRERSISVDKQRLISRELVTHVEKGVIADQFYAERLYNSDSMQELLNAAGFSDITLHDCADFPRGQEQGMAEKHIVMTALVKKDWSPVRQRKTDIKNVTVVLGDPMKKDPARFPLCEDTERYDIDQMKDALKDLRDYNFTYVSSHDSLINDLARLKKNTDFAFNLCDDGYNNDARRELHVPSLLEMMDVNYTGSGPQCLAYCYDKSLVRGIAKEMGIPVAKAFFIKAEDNTFDLPFAFPVICKPNIGDCSLGITQRCVCNGIEELVNAISEIRDRLGYEKPILVEEFLPGKDLSVGIIGNPPESYRVLPVIEEDYSFLPADLPKICGYEAKWVRESPYRTVRPIPAAISDDIRKLIIECCLKLFERLECRDYCRFDWRLDAKGKPKLLEVNPNPGWCWDGHMAKMAAIEGLSYGEMMGEILQAAEHRIGLVGMNGASGHGED, encoded by the coding sequence ATGAAAGCAGCAATCAATAATAATCCGGTATCGGCCAGGCCGAAGGGGGTGCACGCCAGGAAATCTTTAGGCCCCGTGGCAAACCTGGAAGAATATGTCAATCCCGACTGGTGGAATACAATCTTCAATTCTCTCTATCTGAAAACCGATCCGGACCTGGGGGAAGACCACCAGACAACGGCCCGGGAGGTGGACTTCTTCACCGGCATCGCCCACGTGCTTCACGATGATCGAATCCTCGACCTTTCCTGCGGCCAGGGACGTCATTCCCTCGAGTTGGCCCGCCGCGGATTCAAGTTCGTGGAGGGCCTGGACCGGTCGCGGTACCTCATACAGAGGGCCAAGGTGCAGGCGAAAAAGGAGTGCCTCTACGTGAAATTCCGCGAGGGCGAGGCCCGCATGCTCCCCTACCGGCCCGATACCTTCGACGCCATATTCATCCTCGGCAACAGCTTCGGCTACTTTGAAACGGTCAATGACGACCTGCGCGTTCTCCGGGAGGTCTTCAGGGTGCTGAAGCCGTGGGGCCGGCTCCTGGTCGACGTGAACGACGGCGATCACCTGCGCAGGCATTTTCAGCCCCGGTCGTGGGAATGGATCGACAAGAATCATTTTGTCTGCCGGGAGCGCTCGATTTCCGTGGACAAGCAGCGTCTCATATCCCGCGAGTTAGTCACTCACGTGGAAAAGGGCGTCATCGCCGATCAGTTCTACGCGGAGCGGCTCTACAACAGCGACAGCATGCAGGAGCTTCTGAACGCCGCCGGCTTCAGCGATATCACGCTCCATGACTGCGCCGACTTCCCGCGCGGGCAGGAACAGGGAATGGCGGAAAAGCATATCGTCATGACCGCCCTGGTCAAGAAGGACTGGTCGCCGGTCCGCCAGCGTAAGACGGACATCAAGAACGTGACGGTCGTCCTGGGCGACCCGATGAAAAAGGATCCCGCGCGCTTCCCGTTATGCGAGGACACCGAGCGGTACGATATCGACCAGATGAAGGACGCCCTGAAAGACCTCCGGGACTATAATTTCACCTACGTCAGCAGCCACGATTCGCTGATCAACGACCTGGCGCGGCTCAAGAAGAACACCGATTTCGCCTTCAACCTGTGCGACGACGGATACAACAACGACGCCCGCCGGGAGCTCCACGTGCCCTCGCTCCTGGAGATGATGGACGTCAACTACACGGGATCGGGGCCGCAGTGCCTGGCCTACTGCTACGACAAGTCCCTCGTGCGCGGCATTGCCAAGGAAATGGGGATACCGGTGGCCAAGGCCTTCTTCATCAAGGCGGAGGACAATACCTTCGATCTCCCCTTCGCCTTTCCGGTCATCTGCAAGCCCAACATCGGCGACTGCAGCCTCGGCATCACCCAGCGGTGTGTCTGCAACGGCATCGAGGAGCTGGTGAACGCCATTTCGGAGATCAGGGACCGCCTGGGCTACGAGAAGCCGATCCTGGTAGAGGAGTTTCTTCCCGGCAAGGACCTGAGCGTCGGCATCATCGGCAATCCTCCGGAGTCGTACCGCGTGCTGCCGGTCATCGAGGAGGATTATTCGTTCCTGCCGGCGGACCTTCCGAAGATATGCGGATACGAGGCGAAATGGGTCCGGGAATCGCCCTACCGGACCGTGCGCCCCATACCGGCGGCCATCTCCGACGACATCCGCAAGCTGATCATCGAATGCTGCCTGAAGCTGTTCGAACGGCTGGAATGCCGCGACTACTGCCGCTTCGACTGGCGCCTGGACGCGAAAGGAAAGCCGAAGCTCCTCGAGGTGAATCCCAATCCCGGATGGTGCTGGGACGGCCACATGGCGAAGATGGCCGCCATAGAGGGACTGTCCTATGGGGAGATGATGGGTGAGATCCTGCAGGCCGCCGAGCATCGGATCGGGCTGGTCGGCATGAACGGTGCAAGCGGTCACGGTGAGGATTAA